One genomic window of Desmospora activa DSM 45169 includes the following:
- a CDS encoding PhoH family protein — protein sequence MSVDQTIKIRLKDPHEALSLFGPQDGFLRNIEEHTNAKIVSRGEEVVISGSQQELEILSHLFRVLLTLIRRGVTLTERDVVYAQRLARDGIADEILELYGEAIGVTQKGKPIRVKTLGQRDYVSAIQKSDIVFGIGPAGTGKTFLAVVLAVTALKAQQVKRIVLTRPAVEAGESLGFLPGDLQEKVDPYLRPLYDSLYTMMGVEQVNKLMERGMIEVAPLAYMRGRTLEDSFVILDEAQNTTTEQMKMFLTRLGFGSKMVVTGDVTQVDLPKGKESGLRVAEKVLKPVQEIPFVYLTQADVVRHTLVQKVIDAYEQAE from the coding sequence TTGTCAGTGGACCAAACAATTAAAATCCGACTGAAGGATCCCCATGAGGCACTCAGCCTGTTCGGTCCCCAGGACGGGTTTTTACGTAACATTGAAGAACACACCAATGCAAAAATTGTTTCCAGGGGAGAAGAGGTGGTCATCTCCGGTTCCCAGCAAGAACTGGAAATCCTGAGCCACCTGTTTCGTGTGCTGTTAACATTGATCCGGCGTGGGGTCACCCTGACGGAGCGGGATGTGGTCTACGCTCAACGATTGGCTCGCGATGGAATAGCGGATGAAATATTGGAGCTATACGGCGAAGCCATCGGCGTCACCCAAAAAGGAAAGCCGATCCGAGTAAAAACACTGGGACAACGGGATTACGTCAGTGCGATTCAAAAATCGGACATCGTTTTTGGGATTGGCCCAGCCGGGACGGGTAAGACTTTTTTGGCCGTCGTGTTGGCGGTGACTGCCTTAAAAGCGCAACAAGTGAAACGGATTGTGTTGACGCGTCCCGCTGTGGAAGCGGGGGAAAGCTTAGGCTTTTTGCCAGGAGATCTACAGGAAAAAGTGGACCCTTATCTCCGTCCCCTCTATGACAGCCTCTACACGATGATGGGAGTGGAGCAAGTCAATAAGTTGATGGAACGGGGTATGATTGAGGTGGCTCCATTGGCTTATATGCGGGGGCGTACTTTGGAAGATTCGTTTGTCATCTTGGATGAAGCGCAAAACACAACCACGGAACAGATGAAGATGTTTCTGACACGCTTAGGTTTTGGCTCTAAGATGGTGGTAACCGGCGATGTAACCCAGGTGGATCTGCCAAAAGGCAAAGAATCCGGTTTACGCGTGGCGGAAAAGGTGCTAAAACCGGTGCAGGAAATTCCTTTCGTCTATTTAACCCAAGCGGATGTGGTGCGTCACACGCTGGTGCAAAAGGTGATTGACGCCTATGAACAAGCGGAGTAA
- the yqfD gene encoding sporulation protein YqfD, with protein MSQAGWPRQIKGQLVVELTGPELTRFINEATRARLQLQSITWVGAEKIRFTLPVADFFRLRPLLRSTGSKVRIIRKQGFPFWWARLMRRRFFAWGVVLFLVILFSLSSLVWSVEVEGNERIPESELRSLLREEGVYIGQLKHRIGSAEDIQYNLSAKMPQLSWIGFRMEGTRAILTVVEKKRVEEGESEGERGPVNLIAKRGGLIYDMQVERGRPVVEVKDVVKKGELLVSGYYGNPEQSNEGKLVGAKGKVWGQVWYESEVEVPLVQKRKVYTGNRETGYYPFLAARIVRPPFWQKESFTRFETIQHVKALQLGSWRMPFGWVEEERLEMEWVKKKIPEKEAIALGVERAREDLLSQMGEGARVLDQKVLHPRVDNGKVVMKIQFDAIEDISHPQPILQGE; from the coding sequence TTGTCTCAGGCTGGATGGCCTCGCCAGATCAAGGGTCAATTGGTGGTGGAATTGACTGGACCGGAGTTGACCCGGTTTATCAATGAAGCGACCCGTGCACGGCTACAACTACAATCCATCACCTGGGTTGGAGCCGAAAAGATTCGGTTCACCCTTCCGGTGGCTGACTTTTTTCGGTTGCGTCCCTTGTTACGATCAACGGGTTCAAAGGTACGAATTATCCGTAAACAAGGGTTTCCGTTTTGGTGGGCGCGTCTGATGCGACGTCGCTTTTTCGCCTGGGGGGTGGTGTTGTTTCTCGTCATTCTTTTTAGCTTGTCCTCGCTGGTGTGGAGTGTAGAAGTGGAAGGGAACGAACGGATCCCTGAGTCGGAGCTGCGATCGTTGTTACGGGAGGAAGGGGTATACATCGGTCAATTGAAACATCGGATCGGGTCGGCGGAGGATATTCAGTACAACCTTAGTGCTAAAATGCCGCAGTTATCCTGGATCGGGTTTCGCATGGAAGGAACCCGAGCGATATTGACGGTGGTGGAGAAAAAAAGGGTGGAAGAAGGAGAGAGCGAAGGGGAACGAGGTCCTGTCAACCTGATCGCCAAACGGGGTGGCTTGATTTACGACATGCAGGTGGAACGAGGACGGCCGGTGGTGGAAGTAAAGGATGTCGTCAAAAAAGGAGAGCTTCTGGTGTCCGGTTATTACGGGAACCCGGAGCAGTCTAATGAGGGGAAACTGGTGGGAGCTAAGGGCAAAGTTTGGGGACAGGTATGGTATGAATCCGAGGTGGAAGTTCCGCTGGTACAAAAGCGAAAAGTGTATACCGGTAATCGTGAGACCGGATACTATCCGTTTCTGGCTGCCCGAATTGTGCGCCCCCCTTTTTGGCAAAAGGAATCCTTTACACGGTTTGAGACGATCCAACATGTAAAAGCATTACAATTGGGTTCATGGCGCATGCCGTTTGGTTGGGTGGAAGAAGAGCGGTTGGAGATGGAATGGGTAAAGAAAAAAATCCCTGAAAAGGAAGCAATCGCTTTAGGGGTGGAGCGTGCGAGAGAAGACCTTTTGTCTCAGATGGGTGAAGGGGCAAGGGTTTTAGACCAAAAAGTTTTGCACCCTCGCGTGGACAATGGTAAAGTTGTTATGAAGATACAGTTTGACGCGATTGAGGATATTAGCCATCCACAACCGATTTTGCAAGGAGAATGA
- the yqfC gene encoding sporulation protein YqfC: MGKIGNKLRKIASDWLDIPPDVAANVPRVLMVGPYRIHVENHRGVESFQENELILKTDQGAVVITGERLKIKVIYPEEIWVEGEISEVRLRG; the protein is encoded by the coding sequence ATGGGGAAAATCGGAAACAAACTGCGGAAGATCGCTTCCGATTGGTTGGATATTCCTCCCGATGTTGCCGCCAATGTACCCAGGGTGCTGATGGTAGGGCCTTATCGGATTCATGTGGAAAATCATCGCGGTGTGGAGTCGTTTCAAGAAAACGAGCTCATTTTGAAAACAGATCAGGGAGCGGTGGTGATTACGGGAGAGCGCCTAAAAATTAAGGTGATTTACCCGGAAGAAATATGGGTGGAAGGGGAGATTTCCGAGGTTCGACTTCGGGGATAG
- a CDS encoding alpha/beta-type small acid-soluble spore protein: protein MPRTRSSNRLLVPGSAGVLQQYKEEIASEFGVQLGGSSTARANGSVGGEITKRLVQQAEQQQSGYGQQ, encoded by the coding sequence ATGCCACGTACTCGCAGTAGCAACCGCTTGCTGGTCCCGGGTTCCGCCGGCGTCTTGCAACAGTATAAAGAAGAGATCGCTTCTGAATTCGGCGTTCAACTGGGGGGGTCCAGCACTGCACGCGCCAACGGTTCCGTTGGCGGAGAGATCACAAAACGCCTGGTACAACAGGCCGAACAACAGCAATCCGGTTACGGCCAACAATAA